The DNA sequence AGATCCATTTATGCATGCTTTTCGTAGAATTTGTTTGCACGTTATTCGAGAACGGTTTGACTAATAgacttgaattccataactttttgtcaGCATGGTATGAAGATGATCTGAGCCAATTCTGGTGAAaatcacactgcaaaaaatacttttcttacttagattttttgtcttgttcccagccaaaatatctaaaaattcttatatcaagaaggattttctagacaagcaaaatttcttttgttgttttttgaaaaaaataagtcaaaattaagtgagtttttgcttaagcaagaattttttaaattaagaatttttagatattttggctggaaacaagacaaaaaatctaagtaagaaaagcatttttttcagtgcaggcAAACCGTCTAGGacgagttcgaaaaagtaggttttaggaacaattaaaaatagcaaaaacactaAACCTTACGATTTAAAAATTTTGGACTTCATTCGACTCGGCATGAGCCAAGGATTCAGAGGAAATGAGAGAATTTTCCTTCTGTGCCTTATgattcaaaagttattagcataaaCATGAGTGAATctttggacaagtggtggcgctaaagagtttgagttagagactccaaaCTTGCTGTGGTTAGTATTGAAACTGTCCTCTATCGGTGTACCAAATTTCACAACTTTCCCTTAagcggttctatgggctgccatagaCGCAATGGCGGAAGAAGAAATGCAAGAAGAACGCCAATGGATACAACAGGTGCCAtcgcaccttcggtgcttggcccctaataattTTACCAATGAATCAGTATTACACAGTAGGCAAGGCAAACCTAAATGCAGACATGTGAACATACTATGTTGACATACCAGTTTATACTTAAAAAAGCATTCCCGAAAAAGATCATTATACACACCTTTTCGAGATGGTAAAACATCATAGTCATAGTCTGTCAGTAAAAACTCCTCAGTACTTTGCTCAATTTCATTGTCTGTGTGCAAATTGTCTTGTGTCTCATCAGCATCTGAGGACAAAAATGATAAGAATGATTCTTGTAAGAATATACAGTACACAGACATCCATAAATGTACTTGAGTTCTTTTTTCACAGACACAAGCAAGTAGGGCTCGCTGCAGcccacaagatccagggggcgtggttggatccacatctagggggtggagacaggtaggtttaggtatatgtaaggtgggaggagttggatctggatCCAACCACGTCCCCTGGATCTTGTGGGCTGCAGCGAGATGCTCCTCGATACAAGAGTGACAAGGATATTTATCTGCTGAAGGGAATaacttaaagggatggttcacccaaaaatgaaaaatctgtcctATCTATGTGTTGTTCCAGacgattaaaataatttctgtccctccactgAAAGTCCATTACACACATCTGAAAAACCAACATTAAATTgtctatttttgtgtgaactaactcttaatatttgaaatagtttttcCAATAAAATAAAGGCATTTTATCATTACACTGTTGCCCTCTGGTTTACATAGTTGTGGTCTGACAGACACCTATCTGTTTGTAATTTATCAATACGTCCTCATTGACTGACACCATCGGTTGAGAACAAAACTTTTAACTTGATTAAACGGCACTATTGTTTTCTGTAGAGTGCTTCCTGCAACATCGACACTAGtactgaactgaactgactCAGGACTAACTACATTGCTGCCTATAGTAGAACTGCTTAGCTGATCGATTAACTTCACACTTTATTGATCTGAACTGACTTGAGCTAAATGACGACACTTGTCTTTTAGAGCTactttacagcagaatctgAATATATGAACTCCATAGCTGAGTTTCCATAATTGCTCATAGAAACAACTATTTCCTGTTTATCTCTAATAAAGGTAAataataaaggtgacttgacctGACTTGAGACTGACAGTTCTGTTAAAGGTATTACAGAAAAACTTAAAAAGTCAAAGGGAAGTGGAACAGGAGAAAGTCACATCCTGAATGCAGACAGTACCAGCGAAGGACTGGAATGACTCTTGATCAATGGAGAGACATCTGCTGTCCACTGAAGTGCTGCTGGTCTCAGTATTTGATTCTTCACACCGGCTAGACCGAATTTCAGGGTTGTTATCTGGCACCAGCTCCCTAATCTCaataacacacaaaacacattcagAGCATTATAAATCACATACAAAAACCACCACTTGCATGAAGTGTCTTAAAGAGCAGTGGTACCCATTGGTGATAGATCCAGATCTGTCAGGGCCATTGAGCAGCATGGCTTTCCACAGCTGGTCCATCCACTCCTGCCTGATATCAGCTGTATCTGCTGCCTGTTAACACACAGTTCACAAATGTTTATGGACAGAAGGGACATAAAGAGAGCATTCATAATTCTTTCAGTCACAAGCAGCGCAATCCATGTTCCTTTTTTAAACTATTATGACAGTCCTGCTTTACTCTCAACAAAATAACATTGTTCACAGGTGGTTTTTGTAGACCACATCCTCAAACACAGATTACAGACACTCTCTTGATCAACGTAAAAGAAAAACTCACCAGCATTTTCTTCTTCCCATTTTTCATTGTGATCTCAAATAGATAGCGATTGCTCTCAGATCTGCTGACCTCCCGCACAGACTGAACCTGTTTAGCCATTTGAAGAGAACATGTAGTAAACATAGAAGCACATATTTGGCCTTCTAATAATCAGTTTACCAGCATCCACACAATGAAACTCAGATAATATTACAAACCGACTTTACCTCATATATGTAATACTGGCCCCTGAGGTCTAACTGTTAGAGTTCGAGAAAAACAATGGATTAACAGCCATGACAACAAGAGCCTTTGCCAATATGTcagtaaattgtatttttaatctaaaGCAAGTGTCCTCAACAGGTGGGCCACCAACACGTTgcacaaaaatacagtagtattTTTATCTGACATCagcagtacatttttaaaaagcatcatAAGAATTATTAAACGAAAAACACTTGAATACTTACAGCACTCCCATGTTTTTTAGTGTAGAAAAAGAGAGTTCTATTGTAAAGTCTGAACCAGTAAGTCACCCACCGAAGCCTCTGAGGAAAACACATTCAACCACTGAGCAAAGAGATTCCCTTAGGTGTAtacattatgtaattattttataaattctgCAATAAATATAGACAATATAAATCATTCTGCAACAGGCCTTTTAAATTAACTAAGAATTTAGCAACAACTCTTTTTAGTCACATGGTTCCTGCAAATAACAGACATGAAATGCTAGCAATATGTACATTATAGTCATACCATTCTGTCTTTCCGTTTCTTCAGAAAGCCCTGGCAGAGCGGAGCTGGCACTACTCCTCCAGTGGACATGCTCATGGCTCTTTGTATGCTGAAAGTGTTCACACTTCACCATAATCATAAATCAACATCATGACTTCCCCCTGAAACGGTCACATCCTCACTTCTGATCTTTGTATAATAAAGAGACGCTGTCCTCAGTCAAATGCCAAAATACGGGGGAGGTTCTTGTTAATTTGCTTTGCAGTTCTCGATTTTATTCAGTTTGTCCTCAGTTGATTTTCCAGTATTGCAAAGACTGCAAAAGATGGACAaaaccccccccccacacaaTCCTCACGAAGTAAAATTCGAGTAGGTGTCTCAGAAGCAAACACAACAAGACAGATTTATTCACAccattatttattgtaaatgtttgAAAACCCACATGTGCAACAATGCCATGGTTCTGAACTGGGAAACTGCATTGAAAGTTACATATGCATAAGAGCTGAAACATTAGAACAAACATGACGTTGTCTCTACATGATTGTTAGTTAGGAAGAATTCATACAGTCTTTATAATGTAGCAAGCAGATCCTTATTAGTCTGGTTTGGAATAAACCAATTTACGCCATCTCATTACTGAACATAAAAAGGGTTTTTTCCTGTGCATAATCTTTATAAAGGCCATGggtagaaaagaaaaaacaaacataaatgaacaaaataaaaagcaaatattGCATAAAAGAATCCGTAGCTCTATGACTGTTTCAAGCAATGccaaaaaaagacagaaataagGCTAATAAATTAACACAGCTGAGATGTGCCAAGAGTAAAATGACCTTTACATGAGAAATGGCTTTGTTTCAGTGCTTCTCCCACAAGCACGAGTGTTATCTGATACAGTTCAAATATGGTTTGTTCACTAACTAGAGACAATCTTAGAATGTCCAGTaagatatatacacatataaacatAGTGTTCAGTCACCTATCAGTAAACCCTCACGCTCTGCTGTCTCTTCAATATAGGTCACACCAATTAATACTGACCTGAGGAAAACATCAGTGTGCATAAATAAAAACCTCATGTCGGAACAGCAGAGGACACGATTACAGCTCCCGCCGTTACTGTAGATGTCCTGTTCCACCACATGGCTGATGAGGTGAGTTCCTATAACACTTGGTTCGGGAAAGGCAGTTTTAACTATACAAAATGTAGCTAAGTATTACTAGGAATCTTCTCTTCTAAAATGAAATAAGGATGGAATGAGGGATCATAGGTTTTGTAGTTTCTCAGAGGGCTGGGGCTGCTATAACATGTCGGATGCACTGATCACCGCTGCTTGAGGAGAGCTTTGTACATGGCGAAGCCAAGAACAGCAAACACGGTGGCACCGACGCTCGCCCTCAGCCAGAACGTAGAGTTTTTCAGGTCAGCTTGGGTCATGTGTCTGTAAAACAGCAAAAGTGGAAAAGGAAAGAAGTGGatgtttgttaataaaacataagtgcACTCATACGGTTTGTGAGATGACAAAAGACAAAATCTCGTTTATATAGATATAACCAGATTTAATTAACATCCCTAAATCAccaattatatacaaatatatttatatataccaTTCTTTGAAAGAACAATCTCTCCCAAATTTCCATTTccataatgcaaaaacaaaaactaaactaTGTTTCTAAAAGTAAAGTATGTTTCACTCTTTTCAAAAACCAAAGATGTATGCAATATTGAGTAAGTTTTGTTTCACAGGCAAAAGGCATTTAACTAAAAAGTCCTTCAAAGGTAAGTAAATAGGTAAATGTAGATtatgcaatattattattttatatatttattttttatcataagGTTTTATGAAATTTACCCTGACAATTATTTGAGCATATAATAGTGTTAATACttagtaaaaatgtattttgttttgccTATTGGACATCCCATGATATACACAAACACGTAAGCCACTGAAATGGGGAAAGAGGCAGCATGGGAAAGCAGAGGAGAGCATGAGAGAGCCAGCTAATGTTTTCAGGGGCTGAACATGTTTAAAAGGAACACCGCTCAGAAGATAAAGACATGGTCAAAGTGAGAAACCGAACAGAAACAGGAGGTCTCTGGTGAGATTAAACCCACCCAACACAAATCCAGCTCAATGCTGCACATCCAAACTCAAGACTGAGACACAAGACTTTAAAGATTTATCAGAtcaatgtttgtgtgtgtgtgtgtgtgtgtgtaacctaTGAAAATATATAGCTGAAAAAAAGATCCCATTAAAGCAACAAAGGTGGCATTCACAATGCAACATAAGTATTGAGTAATCTTCACAAATCAGATCAATCAATGACATCTGCAGACACCTCAAGGACGTggtgagaaaaataaaataaaagtaaagaagAATTTCATTTAACCAGCTCAAGAAGAATCCTTTTTTGAACTTAAAACGCCATTTAAGTTGTGGCACCTTGTACTCCAGTAAGCAGGGCCTTTACCTGTTACCAACGGGCACAAACGGGTCGACAGACGACTCCATGTAGACCGAGTCCTCTACAAAGCTGACTGCATGAACCTGATGGGTGAGGCTGGACTCCTCGTCAGCCAACAGAAACGTGCCCACATCTTGTATAAAAGGTCTCAACcttatgcacacatgcacacagcatGGCAGTTCAACAACCGCACACCCGACAGGACCACCCCAATGTACCCCACTGCTCACCACATGCTGTAAACACACACTCTTACACACCCGCTTATTAATATGAAATGGCAGCTttgtcactgaaaaaaaaaatcttttttcttCATACTTAATGACTGGTTATTTAGTGGCTTTACAGTATATCAAGCAAATGTGttatataaaattcattttttaaaactaa is a window from the Onychostoma macrolepis isolate SWU-2019 chromosome 03, ASM1243209v1, whole genome shotgun sequence genome containing:
- the LOC131536836 gene encoding uncharacterized protein LOC131536836, with translation MSMSTGGVVPAPLCQGFLKKRKDRMRLRWVTYWFRLYNRTLFFYTKKHGSALDLRGQYYIYEVQSVREVSRSESNRYLFEITMKNGKKKMLAADTADIRQEWMDQLWKAMLLNGPDRSGSITNGELVPDNNPEIRSSRCEESNTETSSTSVDSRCLSIDQESFQSFADADETQDNLHTDNEIEQSTEEFLLTDYDYDVLPSRKVAEEAIYDSPPSKWPTNEEEHGVTDSIYDFPNPVIRKLTEHKVESHSSSERPESGGLLSDMIACLDSESAAWVKPAPL